A single Ammospiza caudacuta isolate bAmmCau1 chromosome 14, bAmmCau1.pri, whole genome shotgun sequence DNA region contains:
- the NSDHL gene encoding sterol-4-alpha-carboxylate 3-dehydrogenase, decarboxylating isoform X2: MATCLRSAGRSCTVIGGSGFLGQHMVEQLLAKGYRVNVFDIQQSFQSEQVTFFLGDLCDKEALLPALQGVSVVFHCASPAPSSDNRELFYKVNFMGTKAVIEACKEAGVQKLVLTSSASVVFEGTDIKNGSEDLPYAQKPIDYYTETKILQEKEVLSANDPDNNFLTTAIRPHGIFGPRDPQLVPILIQAAQSGKMKFIIGDGKNLVDFTYVENVVHGHILAAEKLHKGSPLCGKAFHITNDEPIPFWTFMSRILTGLDYDPPKYHIPYWLAYYLALLLALLLALLRPLVTIKATFTPMRVALAGTFHYYSCERAKRAMGYSPVVSLDEAIARTVQSYPSLRRARA, encoded by the exons ATGGCCACATGCCTCAGATCG gctggcaggagctgcaccgTAATCGGGGGCTCGGGGTTCCTGGGGCAGCACatggtggagcagctgctggccaagggctACAGAGTCAACGTCTTCGACATCCAGCAGAGCTTCCAGAGTGAGCAGGTGACCTTCTTCCTGGGAGACCTGTGTGACAAGGAG gctctgctgcctgccctgcaagGGGTGTCTGTGGTGTTCCACTGTGCCTCACCAGCCCCTTCCAGTGACAACAGGGAGCTGTTCTACAAGGTGAATTTTATGGGAACCAAGGCAGTCATTGAAGCCTGCAAAGAAGCTGGAGTGCAG AAATTGGTGTTAACCAGCAGTGCCAGTGTGGTTTTTGAGGGCACAGACATAAAAAATGGCTCAGAAGATCTGCCCTATGCACAAAAACCTATTGATTACTACACAGAGACCAAGATCCTGCAGGAGAAG GAGGTGCTCAGTGCAAACGATCCAGACAACAATTTCCTCACCACTGCAATCCGTCCCCATGGAATCTTTGGTCCCAGGGACCCTCAGCTGGTTCCCATCCTCATCCAGGCAGCTCAGAGTGGCAAAATGAAGTTCATCATTGG GGATGGAAAGAACCTGGTGGATTTCACCTACGTGGAGAACGTGGTGCATGGGCACATCCtggctgcagaaaagctgcaCAAAGGCTCCCCCCTGTGTGGGAAG GCCTTTCACATCACCAACGATGAACCAATTCCCTTCTGGACCTTCATGTCCCGCATCCTGACCGGCCTGGACTACGACCCTCCCAAGTACCACATTCCCTACTGGCTGGCCTATtacctggccctgctgctggccctgctgctggccctgctcaggcCCCTGGTGACCATCAAGGCCACCTTCACTCCCATGAGGGTGGCCCTGGCTGGCACCTTCCACTACTACAGCTGTGAGAGGGCCAAGAGGGCCATGGGCTACAGCCCCGTGGTCAGCCTGGACGAGGCCATCGCCAGGACTGTGCAGAGCTACCCCAGCCTGCGCCGGGCCAGGGCCTGA
- the NSDHL gene encoding sterol-4-alpha-carboxylate 3-dehydrogenase, decarboxylating isoform X1, with amino-acid sequence MLPFFKDSGGQCLTQAMATCLRSAGRSCTVIGGSGFLGQHMVEQLLAKGYRVNVFDIQQSFQSEQVTFFLGDLCDKEALLPALQGVSVVFHCASPAPSSDNRELFYKVNFMGTKAVIEACKEAGVQKLVLTSSASVVFEGTDIKNGSEDLPYAQKPIDYYTETKILQEKEVLSANDPDNNFLTTAIRPHGIFGPRDPQLVPILIQAAQSGKMKFIIGDGKNLVDFTYVENVVHGHILAAEKLHKGSPLCGKAFHITNDEPIPFWTFMSRILTGLDYDPPKYHIPYWLAYYLALLLALLLALLRPLVTIKATFTPMRVALAGTFHYYSCERAKRAMGYSPVVSLDEAIARTVQSYPSLRRARA; translated from the exons atGCTCCCTTTTTTCAAGGATTCTGGTGGACAGTGCCTCACCCAAGCCATGGCCACATGCCTCAGATCG gctggcaggagctgcaccgTAATCGGGGGCTCGGGGTTCCTGGGGCAGCACatggtggagcagctgctggccaagggctACAGAGTCAACGTCTTCGACATCCAGCAGAGCTTCCAGAGTGAGCAGGTGACCTTCTTCCTGGGAGACCTGTGTGACAAGGAG gctctgctgcctgccctgcaagGGGTGTCTGTGGTGTTCCACTGTGCCTCACCAGCCCCTTCCAGTGACAACAGGGAGCTGTTCTACAAGGTGAATTTTATGGGAACCAAGGCAGTCATTGAAGCCTGCAAAGAAGCTGGAGTGCAG AAATTGGTGTTAACCAGCAGTGCCAGTGTGGTTTTTGAGGGCACAGACATAAAAAATGGCTCAGAAGATCTGCCCTATGCACAAAAACCTATTGATTACTACACAGAGACCAAGATCCTGCAGGAGAAG GAGGTGCTCAGTGCAAACGATCCAGACAACAATTTCCTCACCACTGCAATCCGTCCCCATGGAATCTTTGGTCCCAGGGACCCTCAGCTGGTTCCCATCCTCATCCAGGCAGCTCAGAGTGGCAAAATGAAGTTCATCATTGG GGATGGAAAGAACCTGGTGGATTTCACCTACGTGGAGAACGTGGTGCATGGGCACATCCtggctgcagaaaagctgcaCAAAGGCTCCCCCCTGTGTGGGAAG GCCTTTCACATCACCAACGATGAACCAATTCCCTTCTGGACCTTCATGTCCCGCATCCTGACCGGCCTGGACTACGACCCTCCCAAGTACCACATTCCCTACTGGCTGGCCTATtacctggccctgctgctggccctgctgctggccctgctcaggcCCCTGGTGACCATCAAGGCCACCTTCACTCCCATGAGGGTGGCCCTGGCTGGCACCTTCCACTACTACAGCTGTGAGAGGGCCAAGAGGGCCATGGGCTACAGCCCCGTGGTCAGCCTGGACGAGGCCATCGCCAGGACTGTGCAGAGCTACCCCAGCCTGCGCCGGGCCAGGGCCTGA